The following is a genomic window from Thermodesulfobacteriota bacterium.
GGCACGGACGTCAGCGTGGTGCTGGACCTGATGATTCATGATATCGACATCATCCTGAACCTGGTCGGGTCCGAGATCGTCGATATCCGCGCGGCGGGTCTGGCCATCATTTCCGATCATGTGGATATCGCCAACGCCCGCTTGGAATTTGCCAACGGCTGCGTCGCCACCATTACCGCCAGCCGGGTTTCCAACCGGAGCGAGCGGCGGCTGCGGGTGTTTCAGGAGAATGCCTATATTTCCCTGGATTTCGCCAATTGCGGCATCACGGTGGTGTCCAGGAACGAAGCCGGCAACGGCAACGGCCCGGTCCCGCACATGAACACGCAGCAGCTGGCCTTTGAAAAATGGGACGCCCTGGAACAGGAGCTCAAATCCTTTGTCGACTGCGTCCGCAGCCGCCGGACGCCCGTGGTGTCCGGCCGGGAAGGCCGTGAAGCCCTGCGGACGGCCCTGGCCGTCATGGATCAGATTCAACAAACGGGAAAACGGTTTGAATAACCCCATTCCGATCCCATCTCTGCCGCCGTCCCCCCGCTGCGTCATGATATCGGCGGGGGAGGCCTCCGGCGACCTGCACGGCGCCAACCTGGTCCGGGCCATGCGCCGGGAGTGCGGCTCTCTTTTCTTCTGCGGCATCGGCGGCAGCGCCATGAAGGCGGCCGGCGTGAAAATTATCGTCGACGCCGACCGGTTGTCCGTGGTCGGTATCACCGAAGTTCTGGCCCGGCTTCCTTCCATCTTAAACGGCATGTCCGCCGCCCGGAAGATTCTCCGTTCCCGGGTTCCGGACCTGCTTATCCTGATCGATTTTCCCGATTTCAACCTTAAGCTCGCGGCCGTGGCCCGGGAGCAGGGCATCCCGGTTTTCTATTACATCACCCCCCAGGTCTGGGCCTGGCGTCAGGGTCGGATCCACACCATCAAGCAACTGGTGGATCGGGCCGCGGTCATCCTTCCCTTTGAAGACGGCTTTTTCCGGAAACACAACATTCCCGTCTCCTTTGTCGGCCATCCCCTCCTGGATGCGGGCTACGGGATTTCACCGACAGCCGCTCAATGGCGGCCCGGAGAGACGCCGGTCATCGGTTTTCTGCCGGGCTCCCGCAACAAGGAAGTCCGCCGCCTGCTGCCGGTCATGCTGGAAACCGCCGAGGTCATCAGCCGAAAGAACCGGCAGGCCCGGTTCCTGGTTTCATGCGCACCGTCCGTTTCCCGGGAGCTGTTCGACCGGATCGCGGCGCCTTTTGCCGGCCGGGTAGATTGTGAGACGGTCACCGACAAGGTGGAATCATTTTTACAGCGGACCACGCTGGTGGTGGCGGCCTCGGGCACCGTTACCCTGGAGGCGGCGCTGTCTGCAACGCCTGCCGTCGTCGTCTACCGGGTGTCGCTGCTAAGCTACTGGCTGGGCCGGATGCTGATCAATCTCCAGCATGTCAGCCTGATCAACCTGATCGCGGAACGGGAAGTCGTGCCGGAACTGCTTCAGGCCGCGGCCGCGCCCGAAACCATCGCCTCCGAAGCCATGGGCATCCTGGAGGATGCACAAAAATTCAACGCCATCCGGGATGGCCTGCTGGAAGTGCGGCGGCGGCTGGGCGACAGCGGCGCCTCCGGCCGGGCCGCCGGCATCGCCCTGGAGATGCTGTCCGGAGGGCAGGCCGTTCTTCCGGCCGGCGATAGTCTCAAGCAGCTTACCTAGTCAACGGTGTCATCATGAAGAAGAAAAAATCCGGAAAATCCTCCGCAGTGCCCGTGGAAGAATCACCCCCCGCTTTTAATGCAAACCTGAAGTTTGACAGCATGGAACTGGCCGGCTCTTTCGGCGACCTGGGGACTCTCCTGCCCATCGTTCTGGGGATGATCCTGATCAACAAGCTGAGCCCGTCGGCCGTGTTCCTGTCCTTCGGGCTGTTTTATCTCCTGGCTGGATATTACTACCGGCTGCCGG
Proteins encoded in this region:
- a CDS encoding Gfo/Idh/MocA family oxidoreductase is translated as MGRLKVAVIGCGYLGKFHAEKYAAMDDVILAGVADVNKDAAESVAQRLGTVAYTDYRQLLGAVDAVSIVVPTIDHCRVGLDFLESGVDIMMEKPMTATLAETDLLLSLAEKKKKIIQVGHLERFNPAVHPLKDIVDRPQYIEAHRLSIYKERGTDVSVVLDLMIHDIDIILNLVGSEIVDIRAAGLAIISDHVDIANARLEFANGCVATITASRVSNRSERRLRVFQENAYISLDFANCGITVVSRNEAGNGNGPVPHMNTQQLAFEKWDALEQELKSFVDCVRSRRTPVVSGREGREALRTALAVMDQIQQTGKRFE
- the lpxB gene encoding lipid-A-disaccharide synthase, which translates into the protein MNNPIPIPSLPPSPRCVMISAGEASGDLHGANLVRAMRRECGSLFFCGIGGSAMKAAGVKIIVDADRLSVVGITEVLARLPSILNGMSAARKILRSRVPDLLILIDFPDFNLKLAAVAREQGIPVFYYITPQVWAWRQGRIHTIKQLVDRAAVILPFEDGFFRKHNIPVSFVGHPLLDAGYGISPTAAQWRPGETPVIGFLPGSRNKEVRRLLPVMLETAEVISRKNRQARFLVSCAPSVSRELFDRIAAPFAGRVDCETVTDKVESFLQRTTLVVAASGTVTLEAALSATPAVVVYRVSLLSYWLGRMLINLQHVSLINLIAEREVVPELLQAAAAPETIASEAMGILEDAQKFNAIRDGLLEVRRRLGDSGASGRAAGIALEMLSGGQAVLPAGDSLKQLT